In Tenacibaculum sp. MAR_2010_89, the sequence TTACCAGTTTTACCCTAGGCAGTTCCTTGCGGTAACCGACTTCAGGCACCCCAGCTTCCATGGCTTGACGGGCGGTGTGTACAAGGCCCGGGAACGTATTCACCGGATCATGGCTGATATCCGATTACTAGCGATTCCAGCTTCACGGAGTCGAGTTGCAGACTCCGATCCGAACTGTGATATGGTTTATAGATTCGCTCCTATTCGCATAGTGGCTGCTCATTGTCCATACCATTGTAGCACGTGTGTAGCCCAGGACGTAAGGGCCGTGATGATTTGACGTCATCCCCACCTTCCTCACGGTTTGCACCGGCAGTCTCGCTAGAGTCCTCAACTTTACTTGTTAGCAACTAACGATAGGGGTTGCGCTCGTTATAGGACTTAACCTGACACCTCACGGCACGAGCTGACGACAACCATGCAGCACCTTGTGATCTGTCCGAAGAAAACTCTATCTCTAAAGCTGTCAGACCACATTTAAGCCCTGGTAAGGTTCCTCGCGTATCATCGAATTAAACCACATGCTCCACCGCTTGTGCGGGCCCCCGTCAATTCCTTTGAGTTTCAATCTTGCGATCGTACTCCCCAGGTGGGACACTTATCACTTTCGCTTAGTCACTGAGATAAATCCCAACAACTAGTGTCCATCGTTTACGGCGTGGACTACCAGGGTATCTAATCCTGTTCGCTCCCCACGCTTTCGTCCATGAGCGTCAGTATATACGTAGTAGACTGCCTTCGCAATCGGTATTCTGTGTAATATCTATGCATTTCACCGCTACACTACACATTCTATCTACTTCCGTATAACTCAAGTCAACCAGTATCAAAGGCAGTTCCATAGTTAAGCTATGGGATTTCACCTCTGACTTAATTGACCGCCTGCGGACCCTTTAAACCCAATGATTCCGGATAACGCTTGCACCCTCCGTATTACCGCGGCTGCTGGCACGGAGTTAGCCGGTGCTTATTCTTACAGTACCGTCAAGGCCGTACACGTACGACTGTTTCTTCCTGTATAAAAGCAGTTTACAACCCATAGGGCAGTCATCCTGCACGCGGCATGGCTGGTTCAGAGTTGCCTCCATTGACCAATATTCCTCACTGCTGCCTCCCGTAGGAGTCTGGTCCGTGTCTCAGTACCAGTGTGGGGGATAATCCTCTCAGACCCCCTACCTATCGTTGCCATGGTAAGCCGTTACCTTACCATCTAGCTAATAGGACGCATAGTCATCTTGTACCCATAAATGTTTAATTAAAAAGCGATGCCACTTCTCAATATTATGGAGTATTAATCTTCATTTCTAAAGGCTATCCTCCTGTACAAGGCAGATTCTATACGCGTTACGCACCCGTTCGCCGGTCGTCAGCGGAAGCAAGCTCCCCTGTTACCCCTCGACTTGCATGTGTTAAGCCTGCCGCTAGCGTTCATCCTGAGCCAGGATCAAACTCTTCATTGTATAATCTTTAATATTATTAATGAATAAGTTTCAAAAGAATTTTTTTAATCTAACTAATTAGACTGTGGTAATTCTACTCTTTAATTACGCTGTCAATTTCAATATTTTCAATGAACTTTGTTAACCTTAATACTTGATATCTCTCAATCAAAACCTTAATTAACTTTTTGTAGAAACGTTAGAATCGAACTAACTGACTTTTTAACGGTCTTTCCAAAATCTCTGTAATCGTGTCGCTTTCTCTAAGCGGATGCAAACCTACAAACTATTTTTAATCTGACAAAAACTTTTTTGAAGTTTTTTTTTAAATTTGTAAATCCCATAAATCAATGAACTATTCCCTAAAATTCGGACTGCAAAGATACTCACTTTCATTTGTTTTAAACAAGCTTTTTTTAACTTATTTTTTAACCCTCGCTTAATATCTTAATAACCCTATTTTAATGAACTTTGCTTACTTTTAAACTCTGCGCTTATCCGTTTGCGGGTGCAAATATAGATCCCTTTTCTAACATGACAATGACTTTTTTGAAGTTATTTTTAAAGATTTTCTTAATCAACTACCTACTAAGCTTTTAAATCAAAAAGTTTTTTTGAGTACTGTTATAAAAGCCAATTTTCCTACAGTAATCCCTATACATTATATAACTCTATACTTATATAATTGTTCTCCATTCTTGTAAACTTTATTCAAAAATCAAGCAATTTATATAGTACTTATACTAATATTATATACCTGTGTTAGGGATTGAAGCAGGTGTTTGAGCTCTTTTGTTCCTTTTTTTAAAACAAAAAAAAGCAGGTTTTCATAAAAACCTGCTTCTTAATTATAATTTTTAAAAGTAATTTTATACTAATTCAGCCCTACTTGCTGTTACAGTTCTATCAATTTTTCGCATTAAACCTTGTAAAACTTTACCTGGCCCAACTTCTACAAACTCACTTCCTCCATCTGCAATCATTGCTTTAATACACTGAGTCCATTTTACAGGAGCTGTTAATTGTAATATTAAATTTTCTTTTATTTCATCAGGATTTGTTACAGCTTTAGCTACTACATTTTGATAAACAGGACAAATAGGCTCATTAAATTCTGTTTCTTCAATTGCCTTTGCCAATTCTTCTCTTGCTGGCTCCATCATTGGAGAATGAAAACCTCCTCCAACTGGTAAAACTAAAGCTCTTCTAGCTCCTTTTTCTTTTAGTAGATCACAAGCTTTATTTATAGCATCTACTTCTCCAGAAATTACAAGTTGCCCAGGACAGTTGTAATTAGCTGCAACTACGATCCCATCTATATCTTCACATACTTCTTCAACTACATTATCTTCTAATCCAAGAACAGCAGCCATTGTTGATTTTTGCACTTCACAAGCTTTTTGCATAGCTAAAGCTCTTTTTGAAACTAATTTTAATCCGTCTTCGAAAGACAATACTTTATTTGCAACTAATGCCGACAACTCTCCAAGAGAATGCCCAGCTACCATTTCAGGATTAAAATCATCTCCTAAAACCTTTGCTAAAATTACTGAATGTAAAAAAATAGCTGGTTGTGTTACTTTTGTTTGTTTTAACTCTTCAGCATCTCCCTCAAACATTATATCAGTAATACTAAAACCTAATATATTATTAGCTTTTTCAAATAGATCTTGAGCTATAGGTGACTTTTCATATAAGTCTAGTCCCATTCCTGTAAACTGTGCTCCTTGACCAGGAAAAATATATGCTTTCATTTATTATTTTATTTTTTGGGCTACAAACATACAATATTTAATATTACCACATTTTTAAACTTTGCTAAGCCAAAAATAAAATGACCTTTTAATGTTTTACTATTGAATATTCTTTTTTCATTTTCAATTCACTTAAAACATTTAAAGCTTCATTCATATAAATATCTTTTTTAAGGTTTTTATGCCAAGCTATACGCTTACCTTTTAAAATAGTATCCTTTTTAAATAATTCATATTCATATTTAGGTGCATTAAATGTTATGTTAGATTTGAATTTAAAAACTTCTTTAAATTTCTTTCCTTGCATAGATTTTTTATCAGTCTCATTTTTAAATTCATTATAGTTTAATGAGTAAATATTTTCATCTTGATTTTTCTTTAACCATTTTGCGTATTCATTAATCTTTTGAAATTTTTCATCATTAAGAACCCTTTGATTACTCTTATATACAACATCTGCAAAATTACTATATGAGTTTCTAATCTTATAATTTGCTTGTTTTACTTTGTCCCAAGCTAAAGCCCCATCTAGATCTCTTTCACCAAATTTCATATAACTATACCTACTTGGTAAAGAAATATCAGAATAAACTCCTTCAATTTGAGTTGATCCTCCATTAATTCTGTAAAATTTTTGAATTGTCATTTTTAGAGCTCCCAAATCACTAGGATATTGCTCATAAAAACGATTTATAGGTAAAACATTTTGAACTGTTCCTTTACCATAGGTTTGCTTTCCTCCAATTATCACTCCTCTTTTATAATCTTGCATTGCTGCAGCAAAAATTTCAGAGGCAGATGCTGAAAACTCATTCACCATAACTACTAAAGGTCCATTCCATTGTATTTTACTATCCGTATCATTTTTCACTAATGGATCTTCTCCTCTATACTTTACTTGAACTATTGGCCCTTTATCAATAAACAAACCTCCAATTTCAATTGCGGTTTTTAAAGATCCTCCTCCATTATCTCTTAAATCAACAATCAACCCTTTTACATTTTCAGCTTTTAATCTTTCAATTTCTTTCTCCATATCTTTAGCTGCATCTCTACTGTTGGAGTCACTAAAGTCAATATAAAATTTAGGTAAATTTATTATTCCATACTTTTTACCATCTTTTTCTACTATACTTGATTTCACAAATGTTTCTTCTAGCTCAACTACGTCTCTTATTATAGAAATTACTTGAGTAGACCCATCAAATTTTTTCTTAACTGTCAACCTTACTTCAGTCCCTTTTTTTCCTTTTATAAATTTGATCGCATCATCTAATCTTACTCCTACAATATTAACTGGTTCTGCATCAGCTTGAGCTACCTTTAATATAATATCTCCTGCTTCTAATTCATTTTGTTTCCAAGCTGGCCCTCCAGAAATCAACTCTACAACATGGGTATACATTCCTTTCTTTTGTAAACGTGCTCCAATCCCTTCTAGTTTACCAGACATATCCTGATCAAAACGAGATTTAATTCTTGGAGACATATAAGTAGTGTGAGGGTCAAATCCGCTAACGATGCTATTTAAAAATGTTGAATACCAATCTGAACTTTCTAGTTCATCAATTCTGATATATAACTCATTCATATTTTTCAACACTTCAGCTCTAGCTTCAACTTCTAATTCCGTAAAAGTTTTCTTTTCAACCTTTTCTCCTTTATCAATTTTATCTTTCTGTATTCTTTCTCCCTCTTCAATTCTACCTATTATTGATAACTTTAACTGTCTTCTCCAATAGTCTAACAACTCATTTTCATTTTTAGCGAATGGTATTTTTTCATAATCAACATTAATAGTTTCCTTTTTATTATAATTAAATGACTGCTTTAATAATGTTCTATAATTAATTTTTGCAGCATCTAACTTCTCTAAAAACCTTCCATAAACTAATTTGTAAAAATCAATATTAGTATCTCTTAATTGATCATCAATTAAATACTTATACTGAGAAAACTCTTTTAAATCTTCTTGAGTAAAATATCTTTTACTTGGATCTAACCCTTCAATAAAAGAATTGTAAACATGCTCAGAAAAATTATCATCTAATTTTTTTTGCACGTAATGATACCTACTTAATATATTTTTTAAAACATATACTATTACTCTGTCTTTTTCAGGGTCTTCATCTTTAAAATTTGATGATGCATGCACTGAATTAGCAAATAAAATAATTATTGCAAAAAAATGAATAATGAATTTCGTCTTCATAAATCTTCTGTTTTTAAAATGTACGTAGTCTTCACTAACTGCTAAACTACTAAAATAATGCCACTTTTACTATTCTTCTCTTTTTTTGTATAGCCCTTTAAACACTTCCTTTATTACCTTTCCGTTTTCATTTATGTAATTCCATATTTGAACAACAGAATTGTCTTTCTTCTTTTCCCAAATAATTTGATTACGATAACTTCCTTTTTTACTTTTTATTATTTCACTGTTTAAGATCATTTTTCCCTTTTCAAATTTCCCTTTAAGTATTAATGAAAATCCTGAGTTATCAATCCAAACCTGATTCCATGAATTATCTATTTTATTAAAATAATTGTAGCTCGTTCCCTTACTTTTTGATGTCTTAGACGTCCAATTTTCTTGAATCGTACAAGCATTAGTCATTTTAACAATATTATTAACACCTATTAACGCACCTTTATCATTATAAACATTCCAATTACCTACCCAAAAATCAAATTGCGAATACTGAATAGAACTACATGGTTTTTTCACTGTAGTTTGAGCTGTAATTATTGAAAAAAAAGTTGAAATAACAAAAATTGTAATATAAACAACAACACGTATCATACCTTTGTATTTGAGTGTTACAATTTTACACAATATTTCACCTCTTCTATCTTTACAAAATGTTAAAAAAGAATCCTTTTTTTATCTTACATTTGTTGTTAAACTAAATCTACTATGCAAGAAAGACCCTTAATTTTAGTTACAAATGACGATGGAATTACCGCTCCTGGTATAAGAATGCTTATTGAAATCATGAATAAAATAGGCGATGTTGTAGTGGTAGCTCCGGACAGTCCTCAAAGTGGTATGGGGCATGCAATTACAGTAAATAATGTTTTACATTGTAACCCTATAACTATTGATGATGGCCCTCAAATTGAATATAGTTGCTCTGGTACTCCAGCTGACTGTGTTAAAATGGCCAAAAATCAAATTTTAAACAGAACTCCAGACCTATGTGTTTCTGGCATAAACCATGGCTCAAACTCTTCCATCAATGTTATTTATTCTGGAACTATGAGTGCTGCTGTTGAGGCCGGTATTGAAGGGATTCCTGCTATTGGTTTTTCTTTATTAGATTTTGATTGGCATGCAGATTTTAGAGCTGCTAAAAAATTCATAGAAAAGATTACACTAAATGTTCTTTTAAATGGACTTACTGATGGAGTTGTTTTAAATGTAAATATCCCTAAACTTAAAGAAAACGACATTAAAGGGATTCGCATTTGTAGACAAGCAAATGGGTACTGGAAAGAAACCTTTGATAAACGAAAAAGTCCTTACGGAAAAGAATATTACTGGTTAACTGGTGAATTTATTAATAAAGACAAAGGGCAAGATACAGATATATGGGCTTTGGAAAACGGATACATTTCTGTTGTTCCTGTTCAATTTGATATGACTGCTCATCATGCAATACAAAAACTAAACTCATGGGACATATAAAAAAAGAAGTTATCATTGGTTTTTTAGTTTCATTACTAGCAACTGTTTCTGGTTTTTTTATTTATTTACAATATATTTCTCAATCAAATATTTCCGAAACGCTTAATAAAATTAAAGAGGGAGGAGTTTTAGGAGCTGTTATTGCTTTAGCAGCTATACCAAATTTGTTTGTTTTTTTTGTTTTTTTAAAAAAGAAACAAGATTATCGAGCTAGAGGTGTTTTAATTGCAACAATTACAATTGCTATATTTACCTTTATCTTGAAATTTATATAAATCTCAACAAGACGCATTAGAAGATTTTATGAAATACTATATACTTGCAGGAGAAGCATCAGGAGATTTACATGGAGCAAATTTAATGAAAGCTTTATTTAAAGAAGACCCTGAAGCAGATATTCGATTTTGGGGTGGTGACTTAATGCAAAATGTTGGTGGCACATTAGTAACACATTATAAAGAACGAGCTATAATGGGTTTTGTAGAAGTTCTTTTAAACCTTAAAAAAGCATTAAACTTTATTAAATCTTGTAAAAAAGATATTGCAAAATATAATCCAGATGTGATTATTTTTATAGACAACTCTGGTTTTAATTTAAGAATTGCTAAGTGGGCAAAAAAAAACAATTTTAAAACCAATTACTATATTTCACCTCAAGTATGGGCTAGTAGACCAGGAAGAGTAGAAAGTATAAAACGTGACATTGATAACATGTTTGTTATACTTCCTTTTGAAAAGGATTTTTACAGTAAGTTTAATTATACTGTAAATTTTGTAGGACATCCACTAATTGATGGCATTGAAGGTAGAAAACAAGTAGACGAACATGAATTTAGAAAAAAACATCATTTAGGCTCAAAAAAGATTATTGCCCTTTTACCAGGAAGCAGAAAACAAGAAATCTCTAAAATGTTATCTGTTATGCTATCATTAACAGACGACTTTTCAAATTATCAATTTGTTGTAGCTGGTGCCCCTAGTCAATCTTATGAATTCTATCAAGAGTTTATTAAAAATAAAAATGTTTCTTTTATTTCAAATAAAACTTACGACCTATTAAGTATTTCGTACGCAGCTTTGGTTACTTCTGGAACTGCTACTTTAGAAGCGGCTTTATTTAAGGTTCCTCAAGTAGTTTGCTATAAAGGTAGTAATATTGAATACCAAATAGCTAAAAGAATTATAACATTAGATTATATTTCTTTGGTTAATTTAATTATGAATAAAGAAGTTGTTACTGAATTAATTCAAAATGACTTTACAAAAGAAAAACTTAAACAAGAATTATTTCGTATATTAGATTCTACTCATAGAGAGCAACTATTCTTAGATTATTTTGATTTAGAGAAAGTTTTAGGAGGTAAAGGTGCTTCTGAAAAAACAGCTAAGTTGATTGTTGATGGATTAAAAAACAATTAAATAAGTGATTAGAAAATTATTTCCAGTTTTTTGTATTTTATTTTTTATGTACTCGTGTGGTTCATCAAAAAAAGTTAGTTCTAATAAACCTATTAAACATCAAGTTTCAAAACCTTCTAAGAAAAAAATTACAACTGCTGATAAAATTGTTTGGACTGCCGTTTCCTATAAAGGAGCTCCATATAAGTATGGAGGTACTAGTAAAAAAGGAATGGATTGCTCTGGTTTAATTTATACTTCTTTCAAAAAACGGAATGTTTCTTTGCCTAGAACATCTAAGTTAATGTATTTAGAAGGCTATTCAATACCTTTAAATAAGGTTAAGCGAGGTGACTTGCTTTTTTTCAAAACTACTCGAAAAAGAGGTAAAGTTAATCACGTTGGATTAATTACCTCAGTAAAAAACGGAGTAATTCGTTTTATTCATTCTACGAGTTCACGAGGGGTGTTAGTAAGCTCTTTACGTGAAAAATATTGGAAAAGAGCTTTTATTAAAGCAAAAAGAGTTTTGTAACTATAATTTTCAAAATGAAACAAAGAGTTGTTTTACTAATTAGTATTATCACTTTTATTATGTATTGCTTTTTTAAAACTGAAAAAAAGCAATCAAGTAATAAGAAAGCTCCTCTAATTTCTTTAACTGATAAAGTTATTTCTATTGCTAATTCTTATAACGGCGTACCTTATAAACCTGGAGGAATTACATCAAAAGGAATGGACTGTTCTGGCCTAGTACAAACATCTTTCAAACAGATTAATGTATTATTACCACGCTCTTCTAGTTCAATGAGTAATAAAGGCAAAAAAATATCTACCGATAAAATAAAGCTTGGTGATTTATTATTTTTTAATATTAATAGGCTAAAAGGAAAAATAAATCATGTCGGTTTAGTTACAAATATTGACAATCACAATATTTACTTCATACATTCTACTACTTCAAAAGGAGTAATTACAAATTCATTAAATGAACCCTATTGGAAAACAGCTTTTGTTAAAGCTAAACGAGTATTAAATTAATTTCATTCTTAAAAACAATTATTAATTCCCCTATTATTATGACAAAACAATTACTTTTATTATTATTTTTTAGTAGCATGGTTGTAAGTGCACAAAATGTTACAATACCAGACACAAATTTCAAAGCTACTTTAGTAGCTAACACCGCAATAAACACCAATAATGATTCAGAAATTCAAACTAGCGAAGCCAATGCATTTAGTGGAAGTATGGATGTTTCTAATAAAAATATTGCAAATTTAAATGGTATCGAAGCGTTTATTAATCTTACAAGCTTATCATGTTATAGTAATCAATTAACAAGCTTGGATCTTAGTAAAAATGTAAAGTTAAAGTATCTTTACTCATACAATAATAAACTTACAAGCATTGATGTTTCAAAAAATACAGAATTAAACACTTTATATTCTTATGACAATGAACTTACGAGCATTGACATAACGAACAACTTATCTTTAGTTTATTTTGACTGTAGCACTAACAAGATAAATACCTTAGACACAAGTAAAAACACAATGCTTTCAAAAATTTACTGCCATACAAATCAACTTACAGATTTAGATGTTACAAAAAATGTTGATCTGCGTTTATTTTTCTGTTATAACAATGGCAATATTTCTTCCCTAGATGTAAGCAAAAATATTGAACTTAGTTCATTAAACTGTGGTGGAAATAAAATAACTAGCTTAGATGTGAGTAACTGCCCTAAGCTAACTAAACTTTACTGCTCTATTAATAGTTTAACCTCATTAAATTTAGCTAATGGTACTAATACTACTTTTAAAGAAATTGAAGTTGTTAGAAATAGCAGCCTAAATTGTATCCAAGTAGATGATATTGCCTATAGTACAAGTAATTGGACAGGGAGTAATTTTGCTTTTGATAGTGCTTCAAGTTTTAGCGAAAATTGTGCTACAGCGAGTATTAATAAAAACTCATTAGCAACTGTAAAAATCTATCCTGTACCCGTTAAAGAAACATTAAACATTGGTAT encodes:
- the fabD gene encoding ACP S-malonyltransferase, producing the protein MKAYIFPGQGAQFTGMGLDLYEKSPIAQDLFEKANNILGFSITDIMFEGDAEELKQTKVTQPAIFLHSVILAKVLGDDFNPEMVAGHSLGELSALVANKVLSFEDGLKLVSKRALAMQKACEVQKSTMAAVLGLEDNVVEEVCEDIDGIVVAANYNCPGQLVISGEVDAINKACDLLKEKGARRALVLPVGGGFHSPMMEPAREELAKAIEETEFNEPICPVYQNVVAKAVTNPDEIKENLILQLTAPVKWTQCIKAMIADGGSEFVEVGPGKVLQGLMRKIDRTVTASRAELV
- a CDS encoding C40 family peptidase — protein: MKQRVVLLISIITFIMYCFFKTEKKQSSNKKAPLISLTDKVISIANSYNGVPYKPGGITSKGMDCSGLVQTSFKQINVLLPRSSSSMSNKGKKISTDKIKLGDLLFFNINRLKGKINHVGLVTNIDNHNIYFIHSTTSKGVITNSLNEPYWKTAFVKAKRVLN
- a CDS encoding T9SS type A sorting domain-containing protein; the protein is MTKQLLLLLFFSSMVVSAQNVTIPDTNFKATLVANTAINTNNDSEIQTSEANAFSGSMDVSNKNIANLNGIEAFINLTSLSCYSNQLTSLDLSKNVKLKYLYSYNNKLTSIDVSKNTELNTLYSYDNELTSIDITNNLSLVYFDCSTNKINTLDTSKNTMLSKIYCHTNQLTDLDVTKNVDLRLFFCYNNGNISSLDVSKNIELSSLNCGGNKITSLDVSNCPKLTKLYCSINSLTSLNLANGTNTTFKEIEVVRNSSLNCIQVDDIAYSTSNWTGSNFAFDSASSFSENCATASINKNSLATVKIYPVPVKETLNIGINKEEITTINISDISGRIVFKGKSNNSINLNYLPTGVYILRLTTITGVLTKKFLKN
- the surE gene encoding 5'/3'-nucleotidase SurE; translation: MQERPLILVTNDDGITAPGIRMLIEIMNKIGDVVVVAPDSPQSGMGHAITVNNVLHCNPITIDDGPQIEYSCSGTPADCVKMAKNQILNRTPDLCVSGINHGSNSSINVIYSGTMSAAVEAGIEGIPAIGFSLLDFDWHADFRAAKKFIEKITLNVLLNGLTDGVVLNVNIPKLKENDIKGIRICRQANGYWKETFDKRKSPYGKEYYWLTGEFINKDKGQDTDIWALENGYISVVPVQFDMTAHHAIQKLNSWDI
- the lpxB gene encoding lipid-A-disaccharide synthase, with translation MKYYILAGEASGDLHGANLMKALFKEDPEADIRFWGGDLMQNVGGTLVTHYKERAIMGFVEVLLNLKKALNFIKSCKKDIAKYNPDVIIFIDNSGFNLRIAKWAKKNNFKTNYYISPQVWASRPGRVESIKRDIDNMFVILPFEKDFYSKFNYTVNFVGHPLIDGIEGRKQVDEHEFRKKHHLGSKKIIALLPGSRKQEISKMLSVMLSLTDDFSNYQFVVAGAPSQSYEFYQEFIKNKNVSFISNKTYDLLSISYAALVTSGTATLEAALFKVPQVVCYKGSNIEYQIAKRIITLDYISLVNLIMNKEVVTELIQNDFTKEKLKQELFRILDSTHREQLFLDYFDLEKVLGGKGASEKTAKLIVDGLKNN
- a CDS encoding C40 family peptidase, which translates into the protein MIRKLFPVFCILFFMYSCGSSKKVSSNKPIKHQVSKPSKKKITTADKIVWTAVSYKGAPYKYGGTSKKGMDCSGLIYTSFKKRNVSLPRTSKLMYLEGYSIPLNKVKRGDLLFFKTTRKRGKVNHVGLITSVKNGVIRFIHSTSSRGVLVSSLREKYWKRAFIKAKRVL
- a CDS encoding carboxy terminal-processing peptidase encodes the protein MKTKFIIHFFAIIILFANSVHASSNFKDEDPEKDRVIVYVLKNILSRYHYVQKKLDDNFSEHVYNSFIEGLDPSKRYFTQEDLKEFSQYKYLIDDQLRDTNIDFYKLVYGRFLEKLDAAKINYRTLLKQSFNYNKKETINVDYEKIPFAKNENELLDYWRRQLKLSIIGRIEEGERIQKDKIDKGEKVEKKTFTELEVEARAEVLKNMNELYIRIDELESSDWYSTFLNSIVSGFDPHTTYMSPRIKSRFDQDMSGKLEGIGARLQKKGMYTHVVELISGGPAWKQNELEAGDIILKVAQADAEPVNIVGVRLDDAIKFIKGKKGTEVRLTVKKKFDGSTQVISIIRDVVELEETFVKSSIVEKDGKKYGIINLPKFYIDFSDSNSRDAAKDMEKEIERLKAENVKGLIVDLRDNGGGSLKTAIEIGGLFIDKGPIVQVKYRGEDPLVKNDTDSKIQWNGPLVVMVNEFSASASEIFAAAMQDYKRGVIIGGKQTYGKGTVQNVLPINRFYEQYPSDLGALKMTIQKFYRINGGSTQIEGVYSDISLPSRYSYMKFGERDLDGALAWDKVKQANYKIRNSYSNFADVVYKSNQRVLNDEKFQKINEYAKWLKKNQDENIYSLNYNEFKNETDKKSMQGKKFKEVFKFKSNITFNAPKYEYELFKKDTILKGKRIAWHKNLKKDIYMNEALNVLSELKMKKEYSIVKH